A single genomic interval of Musa acuminata AAA Group cultivar baxijiao chromosome BXJ3-4, Cavendish_Baxijiao_AAA, whole genome shotgun sequence harbors:
- the LOC135636996 gene encoding plant intracellular Ras-group-related LRR protein 6-like isoform X2, producing the protein MERVIKAARSSGSLNLSNRSLKEVPEEIYRNLDSHGEDDKWWEAVELQKLILAHNNLEVLNEDLKTLNMLTVLNVSHNKLSSLPIAIGELPLLKALDVSFNLITSIPEEIGSVTSLVKLDCSSNQLKELPFSLGRCLDLSELKASNNCLTKLPDELANCSKLIKLDVEGNKLTSFTEKMLMSWTLLTEINAARNFLTSIPESIGLLVKLIRLDFHQNKISSIPSSIMGCSSLAEFYMGTNLLSSLPAEIGALSRLGTLDLHSNQLKEYPVEACNLRLSVLDLSNNSLSGLPAEIGTMTSLRKLLLAGNPIRTLRSSLVSGPTPILLKYLRSRLSADEESGSGTKTMKDDQIARATRLSLSSKELNLSGLGLTTVPPTVWETEDVVRVDLSKNSIEELPNELSTCSSLQALTLSCNKIREWPGAVLSTLPNLSCLKLDNNPLVQITRNGLESLTNIKILDLSGNKSSLPESFSFSSLPQLEELYFRRMQLNEVPQGLLTLQRLQILDLSQNNLASMPKEIKGLTSLAELDLSDNNISILPPEMGLLEPSLQVLKLDGNPLRRMKGRAQTY; encoded by the exons ATGGAACGCGTTATCAAAGCCGCACGGTCGTCCGGATCCCTTAATCTCTCCAATCGCTCACTCAA GGAGGTGCCCGAGGAGATTTATAGAAACTTGGATTCGCACGGGGAGGATGACAAGTGGTGGGAG GCTGTGGAATTGCAAAAGCTGATTTTGGCTCATAACAACCTTGAGGTGCTGAACGAGGATTTGAAAACTTTGAATATGCTGACTGTCTTAAATGTCAGTCACAATAAACTATCTTCGCTTCCGATAGCTATAGGAGA GCTTCCATTGTTGAAGGCTCTGGATGTGTCATTTAACTTGATAACAAGCATTCCTGAAGAGATCGGCTCTGTGACTTCTTTGGTCAA GCTAGACTGTTCAAGTAACCAACTTAAAGAACTCCCCTTCAGTCTTGGAAGGTGCTTAGATTTGTCAGAACTTAAG GCATCAAATAACTGCTTGACGAAATTGCCAGATGAACTTGCCAACTGTTCCAAGTTGATTAAACTGGATGTTGAG GGAAACAAGCTTACATCTTTCACTGAGAAGATGCTGATGTCATGGACTCTGCTGACAGAAATCAATGCTG CAAGAAATTTTCTCACCAGCATTCCAGAGAGCATAGGTCTACTTGTAAAACTGATCCGACTGGACTTTCATCAAAATA AAATATCATCAATTCCATCTTCTATCATGGGTTGCTCTTCGCTTGCTGAGTTTTATATGGG AACCAATTTACTATCATCTTTGCCAGCAGAGATTGGTGCACTTTCTCGTTTAGGGACGTTAGATCTTCATTCGAACCAG CTGAAGGAGTATCCTGTGGAAGCCTGCAATTTACGACTCTCTGTCCTAGATCTATCCAATAACTCATTGTCCGGCTTGCCAGCTGAGATTG GTACAATGACTTCTCTAAGAAAGCTATTGCTGGCTGGGAATCCCATAAGAACTCTTCGAAG CTCATTAGTGTCTGGACCCACACCAATTTTGCTGAAGTATCTTCGGAGTCGGCTTTCTGCTGATGAAG AATCTGGGTCTGGGACTAAAACTATGAAGGATGATCAAATTGCCAGAGCAACTCGATTGTCTTTGTCTTCAAAG GAATTAAATTTGAGTGGTCTAGGATTGACCACTGTACCACCTACAGTATGGGAGACGGAAGATGTGGTAAGAGTTGATCTTTCCAAGAACTCGATTGAAGAGCTGCCAAATGAACTATCAACTTGTTCATCACTTCAG GCCTTAACTCTGTCATGTAACAAGATTAGAGAATGGCCTGGGGCAGTGCTGTCCACTCTTCCTAATCTTTCTTGTTTGAAGTTGGACAATAACCCACTAGTACAG ATTACACGCAATGGCCTCGAATCCCttacaaatatcaaaatattgGATTTAAGTGGCAACAAATCCTCATTGCCAGAATCTTTTTCATTTTCCAGCTTACCACAACTGGAGGAACTTTACTTTAG ACGGATGCAACTCAATGAAGTGCCTCAAGGCTTGCTGACCTTGCAACGATTACAGATTCTTGACCTTAGCCAAAATAATCTTGCCTCAATGCCCAAG GAAATTAAGGGTTTAACTTCACTTGCAGAACTTGATCTTTCAGACAACAACATATCCATCCTTCCTCCGGAGATG gGTTTGCTGGAGCCCAGTTTACAGGTTTTAAAACTTGATGGGAATCCACTCAGAAG GATGAAGGGGAGGGCACAAACCTATTAA
- the LOC103980586 gene encoding uncharacterized protein LOC103980586, producing the protein MEITARKHSSNLQSFLAHTTPSVPVYSLSKPNTRDNNFWQPTGKDRSEYFTLGDLWDQYSEWSAYGAGVPIVPDNYENVVQYYVPYLSAIQIYTNKSLPCSRISLEESESESFSDDSESEKMSKSSSDALSEDSDVSQESSLHSKETLGQLYLHYIEYGSPYRRIPLVDKVNELAEHFPGLMSFKSVEMSPASWMSVAWYPIYHIPICRNAKDLSACFLTYHTISASFQDNVGHVESAKDFCSTISRTNRREQKIGNNSITLSPFGLSTYRMQGSLWRNSGTSDNEMIGTLYNAAQSWLNQLRVKHHDFDFFTTHSM; encoded by the exons ATGGAGATTACTGCGCGAAAGCACTCATCGAATCTGCAGTCTTTCCTCGCTCATACCACGCCTTCAGTGCCTGTTTATTCTCTCTCAAAg CCGAATACACGAGACAATAACTTTTGGCAACCAACTGGCAAGGACAGGTCGGAGTATTTCACCCTTGGAGACCTCTGGGACCAGTATAGTGAGTGGAGCGCCTACGGTGCTGGTGTTCCAATCGTCCCTGACAACTATGAGAATGTAGTCCAATACTACGTTCCATACCTATCTGCTATCCAAATATACACTAACAAGTCTCTTCCTTGTTCAAG GATTTCGCTGGAAGAAAGCGAGAGTGAATCGTTTAGTGATGACAGTGAGAGTGAAAAGATGTCCAAGTCATCATCAGATGCTTTGTCAGAAGATTCTGATGTTAGCCAGGAGAGTTCATTGCATTCAAAAGAAACCCTGGGGCAGCTTTACCTTCACTATATAGAATATGGTTCTCCTTATAGAAGGATACCCCTCGTGGACAAG GTAAATGAATTGGCAGAACATTTTCCTGGTTTGATGTCATTCAAGAGTGTGGAAATGTCACCAGCTAGCTGGATGTCTGTTGCCTG GTATCCAATTTATCATATTCCGATATGTAGAAATGCTAAGGATTTATCGGCATGTTTCCTGACTTACCATACTATATCTGCATCATTCCAAG ATAATGTTGGACATGTGGAAAGTGCAAAGGACTTCTGTTCTACAATATCGAGAACAAACCGAAGGGAGCAAAAGATAGGGAACAACTCAATTACTCTGTCGCCATTTGGTCTCTCCACTTACAGAATGCAGGGGAGCCTATGGAGAAACTCAGGAACTTCAGACAACGAAATGATAGGCACCCTCTACAATGCTGCACAATCCTGGTTAAACCAGCTTAGAGTTAAACATCATGACTTTGACTTCTTCACCACTCACTCAATGTAA
- the LOC135635253 gene encoding uncharacterized protein C24H6.02c-like — MAASTARLVERRLTSLLDRSLRSQNLLPQGYACCSCLAKGIRGVQTKTETPNIVNKDDKNSKSCQDDSKPVSNSIKTVSAIDEENNIKYRAFSILKASTRHDLAMIFTCKVCETRSVKTVCRESYEKGVVVARCGGCNNLHLIADRLGWFGEPGSVEDFLAAQGEEVKKGSVDTLNLTLEDLAGTKSS, encoded by the exons ATGGCGGCTTCGACTGCTCGGTTGGTTGAGAGGCGGCTCACCTCTCTATTGGATCGAAGTCTTCGATCCCAAAACCTTCTTCCCCAAG GATATGCATGTTGTTCCTGTTTAGCTAAGGGCATAAGAGGTGTCCAAACAAAGACAGAAACACCTAATATAGTCAATAAAGATGACAAGAATTCTAAATCTTGTCAGGATGATTCAAAACCAGTTTCCAACTCAATCAAAACAGTTAGTGCAATTGATGAGGAGAACAACATTAAGTATAGAGCTTTCTCTATCCTAAAAGCATCCACGAGACATGATCTTGCCATGATCTTTACATGCAAGGTCTGTGAGACTAGATCAGTGAAGACAGTCTGCCGTGAATCATATGAAAAGGGAGTGGTGGTGGCTCGCTGTGGTGGATGCAATAATCTTCACCTAATTGCAGATCGACTCGGTTGGTTTGGTGAACCGGGTAGTGTCGAGGATTTTTTGGCGGCACAAGGAGAGGAGGTGAAGAAAGGTTCAGTTGACACTCTGAACCTAACGTTGGAGGACTTGGCCGGGACTAAATCATCATGA
- the LOC135636996 gene encoding plant intracellular Ras-group-related LRR protein 6-like isoform X1, translating to MERVIKAARSSGSLNLSNRSLKEVPEEIYRNLDSHGEDDKWWEAVELQKLILAHNNLEVLNEDLKTLNMLTVLNVSHNKLSSLPIAIGELPLLKALDVSFNLITSIPEEIGSVTSLVKLDCSSNQLKELPFSLGRCLDLSELKASNNCLTKLPDELANCSKLIKLDVEGNKLTSFTEKMLMSWTLLTEINAARNFLTSIPESIGLLVKLIRLDFHQNKISSIPSSIMGCSSLAEFYMGTNLLSSLPAEIGALSRLGTLDLHSNQLKEYPVEACNLRLSVLDLSNNSLSGLPAEIGTMTSLRKLLLAGNPIRTLRSSLVSGPTPILLKYLRSRLSADEESGSGTKTMKDDQIARATRLSLSSKELNLSGLGLTTVPPTVWETEDVVRVDLSKNSIEELPNELSTCSSLQALTLSCNKIREWPGAVLSTLPNLSCLKLDNNPLVQITRNGLESLTNIKILDLSGNKSSLPESFSFSSLPQLEELYFRRMQLNEVPQGLLTLQRLQILDLSQNNLASMPKEIKGLTSLAELDLSDNNISILPPEMGLLEPSLQVLKLDGNPLRSIRRPILDRGTKAILNYLKDKLSDQ from the exons ATGGAACGCGTTATCAAAGCCGCACGGTCGTCCGGATCCCTTAATCTCTCCAATCGCTCACTCAA GGAGGTGCCCGAGGAGATTTATAGAAACTTGGATTCGCACGGGGAGGATGACAAGTGGTGGGAG GCTGTGGAATTGCAAAAGCTGATTTTGGCTCATAACAACCTTGAGGTGCTGAACGAGGATTTGAAAACTTTGAATATGCTGACTGTCTTAAATGTCAGTCACAATAAACTATCTTCGCTTCCGATAGCTATAGGAGA GCTTCCATTGTTGAAGGCTCTGGATGTGTCATTTAACTTGATAACAAGCATTCCTGAAGAGATCGGCTCTGTGACTTCTTTGGTCAA GCTAGACTGTTCAAGTAACCAACTTAAAGAACTCCCCTTCAGTCTTGGAAGGTGCTTAGATTTGTCAGAACTTAAG GCATCAAATAACTGCTTGACGAAATTGCCAGATGAACTTGCCAACTGTTCCAAGTTGATTAAACTGGATGTTGAG GGAAACAAGCTTACATCTTTCACTGAGAAGATGCTGATGTCATGGACTCTGCTGACAGAAATCAATGCTG CAAGAAATTTTCTCACCAGCATTCCAGAGAGCATAGGTCTACTTGTAAAACTGATCCGACTGGACTTTCATCAAAATA AAATATCATCAATTCCATCTTCTATCATGGGTTGCTCTTCGCTTGCTGAGTTTTATATGGG AACCAATTTACTATCATCTTTGCCAGCAGAGATTGGTGCACTTTCTCGTTTAGGGACGTTAGATCTTCATTCGAACCAG CTGAAGGAGTATCCTGTGGAAGCCTGCAATTTACGACTCTCTGTCCTAGATCTATCCAATAACTCATTGTCCGGCTTGCCAGCTGAGATTG GTACAATGACTTCTCTAAGAAAGCTATTGCTGGCTGGGAATCCCATAAGAACTCTTCGAAG CTCATTAGTGTCTGGACCCACACCAATTTTGCTGAAGTATCTTCGGAGTCGGCTTTCTGCTGATGAAG AATCTGGGTCTGGGACTAAAACTATGAAGGATGATCAAATTGCCAGAGCAACTCGATTGTCTTTGTCTTCAAAG GAATTAAATTTGAGTGGTCTAGGATTGACCACTGTACCACCTACAGTATGGGAGACGGAAGATGTGGTAAGAGTTGATCTTTCCAAGAACTCGATTGAAGAGCTGCCAAATGAACTATCAACTTGTTCATCACTTCAG GCCTTAACTCTGTCATGTAACAAGATTAGAGAATGGCCTGGGGCAGTGCTGTCCACTCTTCCTAATCTTTCTTGTTTGAAGTTGGACAATAACCCACTAGTACAG ATTACACGCAATGGCCTCGAATCCCttacaaatatcaaaatattgGATTTAAGTGGCAACAAATCCTCATTGCCAGAATCTTTTTCATTTTCCAGCTTACCACAACTGGAGGAACTTTACTTTAG ACGGATGCAACTCAATGAAGTGCCTCAAGGCTTGCTGACCTTGCAACGATTACAGATTCTTGACCTTAGCCAAAATAATCTTGCCTCAATGCCCAAG GAAATTAAGGGTTTAACTTCACTTGCAGAACTTGATCTTTCAGACAACAACATATCCATCCTTCCTCCGGAGATG gGTTTGCTGGAGCCCAGTTTACAGGTTTTAAAACTTGATGGGAATCCACTCAGAAG CATTAGACGACCAATTCTAGATCGAGGAACCAAGGCTATTCTCAATTATCTTAAGGATAAACTTTCAGATCAGTAG